The Salvia miltiorrhiza cultivar Shanhuang (shh) chromosome 1, IMPLAD_Smil_shh, whole genome shotgun sequence genome has a window encoding:
- the LOC131016022 gene encoding chaperone protein ClpB4, mitochondrial-like: MSGATGGAMDAGNLLKPMLGRGELRCIGATTLNEYRKYIEKDPALERRFQQVFCGQPSVEDTISILHGVKISDNALVSAAILSDRYITERFLPDKAIDLVDEAAAKLKMEITSKPTELDEVDRAVLKLEMEKLSLKNDTAPSSKERLMKLEHDLVALKQKQGELNKQWENEKILMNRVRSIKEEIDRVNLEMEAAEREYNLNRAAELKYGTLMALQRQLEEAEKNIADYRISGKSLLREEVTDLDIAEIVSRWTGIPLSNLQQTEREKLVLLEEVLHRRVVGQDMAVRSVADAIRRSRAGLSDPNRCW; encoded by the exons ATGTCAGGGGCTACTGGAGGTGCGATGGATGCTGGGAATTTGTTGAAACCCATGCTTGGCCGTGGAGAACTAAGATGCATCGGGGCCACCACTCTGAATGAGTACAGGAAATACATTGAGAAGGACCCTGCTTTGGAACGTAGATTTCAACAAGTATTTTGTGGACAACCATCTGTGGAAGATACAATTTCCATTTTGCATGGGGTGAAAATATCAGACAATGCTCTTGTATCAGCAGCAATTCTTTCGGATAGATACATCACAGAGCGCTTTCTACCAGACAAAG CCATTGACCTTGTTGATGAAGCTGCTGCAAAGCTGAAAATGGAGATAACATCAAAGCCTACTGAGTTGGATGAGGTGGATCGGGCAGTGCTTAAGTTGGAGATGGAAAAGCTCTCTCTTAAAAATGACACAGCCCCATCTTCAAAAGAGCGCTTGATGAAGCTGGAACATGATTTGGTGGCTCTAAAACAAAAGCAAGGGGAGTTAAACAAACAGTGGGAAAATGAGAAAATTCTTATGAACCGAGTTCGGTCAATTAAAGAAGAG ATTGACAGAGTTAACCTAGAGATGGAAGCTGCTGAGCGCGAATACAACCTGAATCGTGCTGCTGAACTCAAGTATGGCACATTGATGGCACTCCAGCGCCAGCTTGAAGAGGCTGAGAAAAACATTGCTGATTATCGGATATCTGGAAAGTCACTACTAAGGGAGGAAGTTACAGATCTCGACATTGCTGAGATAGTAAGTAGATGGACAGGCATACCACTATCTAACCTCCAGCAGACTGAGAGAGAGAAGCTCGTCTTGCTAGAGGAGGTTCTCCACAGAAGGGTTGTTGGGCAGGACATGGCTGTGAGATCTGTAGCTGATGCAATACGACGTTCCAGGGCAGGGCTTTCTGACCCAAATCGGTGTTGGTAA
- the LOC131008396 gene encoding uncharacterized protein LOC131008396 — protein sequence MTKQSMESQSATIKRLETTVGQLSGTLNQMQQQQQPGKLHGQGLQPHQAQAVTVLRNGKVVNNKVETPVEEPPKEARMEEQVKEPLQPREEEKEKEKEPEVKLHKAAKPYKPPVPYPSRLKNEKLDQQFTDFYNMLAKVNVNLPLLDVIRNVPAYVKFFKELASKKRKFVDNEKILVSEVANSIMQQPLPPKQRDPGSFVINIALGNGKEASGMLDLGAGINLMPYSIFKQLELGDLKPTRMCLQLADRSVRYPRGVIEDILVKVGGLIVPVDFVVLEIGEVHENGKEHTLLLGRPFMATTNTLIDVKNGTIKMTVLGESVSFSVHHSRALPSSSFTNECSYIDAIDGLAEMVYVQEQEIVEVFAGSADMEEFAREAEERERERRDKLPIDEPVVLEEATKCKKPKLELKDLPKHLKYVYLEEGEEKPVIISAELTHEQEMALLEVLRSNKLAFGWGLADISGISPATCMHRIHLEDGATPKRDGQRRLNPVLMEVVRKEVLKLLAEGIIYPIADSEWVSPVHVVPKKGGITVILNDNKELVPTRQVIIK from the exons ATGACAAAGCAGAGCATGGAGTCCCAGTCGGCTACAATCAAGCGTCTCGAGACAACCGTTGGGCAGCTCTCCGGGACATTGAATCAgatgcagcagcagcaacaaccagGGAAGCTACATGGACAAGGATTGCAACCCCACCAAGCCCAAGCAGTTACTGTTTTACGCAATGGGAAGGTGGTGAACAACAAAGTGGAAACCCCTGTAGAAGAACCCCCCAAAGAAGCCCGCATGGAAGAGCAAGTAAAGGAGCCGCTGCAGCCAAGAgaggaggagaaggagaaagagaaagagcCCGAAGTGAAGCTCCACAAGGCCGCCAAGCCATACAAGCCACCGGTTCCTTACCCAAGccggttgaagaatgaaaagctggaCCAACAGTtcaccgacttctacaacatgttggcaaaGGTGAACGTGAACCTGCCACTGCTGGACGTGATCAGAAATGTTCCGGCTTACGTGAAGTTCTTCAAGGAGCTGGCGTCCAAGAAGAGGAAGTTTGTTGATAACGAGAAGATCCTTGTGTCCGAGGTTGCCAATTCCATCATGCAGCAGCCCTTGCCACCCAAGCAacgagatccaggtagttttgttatcaatattgctttggggaacggtaaggaggcctcgggtatgcttgatttgggggcagggattaatttgatgccgtactctatttttaagcaACTAGAGTTAGGCGATTTAAAACCCACTCGAATGTGCTTACAATTGGCGGATAGATCAGTTAGATACCCTCGCGGGGTTATTGAGGATATCCTAGTTAAAGTGGGTGGGTTGATTGTGCCTGTCGACTTTGTTGTGCTTGAGATAGGAGAAGTTCATGAGAATGGCAAGGAACACACTTTACTGCTAGGAAGACCATTCATGGCCACCACTAACACGTTAATTGATGTGAAAAATGGAACAATAAAAATGACCGTGTTAGGAGAGTCCGTGTCCTTTTCCGTGCATCATAGTCGCGCTTTGCCATCATCTTCTTTCACTAATGAATGCTcttatatagatgctattgatGGCCTCGCCGAGATGGTTTATGTGCAGGAACAAGAGATAGTGGAGGTCTTTGCAGGATCGGCGGACATGGAGGAGTTTGCTCGGGAAgccgaggaaagagagagagaacgaagaGACAAACTCCCCATTGATGAGCCTGTGGTGCTCGAAGAGGCCACGAAATGCAAAAAGCCCAAGTTGGAACTGAAGGATCTCCCAAAGCATCTCAAATACGTGTACctggaagaaggagaggagaaACCCGTGATAATATCCGCCGAGCTCACGCATGAGCAAGAGATGGCGTTGTTGGAAGTACTAAGGAGCAACAAGTTGGCATTTGGTTGGGGCCTTGCCGATATCAGTGGCATTAGCCCCGCCACATGCATGCATCGGATTCACCTCGAGGATGGAGCAACACCTAAGAGGGATGGTCAACGAAGGCTCAACCCCGTCCTCATGGAGGTAGTACGCAAGGAGGTACTCAAACTTTTAGCGGAAGGGATCATTTACCctatcgccgatagtgagtgggtaagcCCGGTGCATGTGGTGCCCAAAAAAGGAGGAATCACGGTGATCCTCAATGACAACAAGGAATTGGTGCCGACCCGTCAG gttATTATCAAATAG